The Anoxybacillus flavithermus genome has a segment encoding these proteins:
- a CDS encoding co-chaperone GroES produces MLKPLGDRIVIELIQTEEKTASGIVLPDTAKEKPQEGKVVAVGSGRVLDNGERVAPEVSVGDRIIFSKYAGTEVKYDGKEYLILRESDILAVIG; encoded by the coding sequence GTGTTGAAGCCACTAGGTGATCGCATTGTCATTGAATTAATCCAAACTGAAGAGAAAACAGCGAGCGGAATTGTTTTACCAGACACAGCGAAAGAAAAACCACAAGAAGGAAAAGTTGTGGCAGTTGGCTCAGGTCGCGTTCTTGATAATGGTGAGCGTGTAGCTCCAGAAGTGAGCGTGGGCGACCGCATTATTTTCTCAAAATATGCGGGTACAGAAGTGAAATATGACGGAAAAGAATATTTAATCTTACGTGAAAGCGACATTTTAGCTGTGATTGGTTAA